Proteins co-encoded in one Papaver somniferum cultivar HN1 chromosome 5, ASM357369v1, whole genome shotgun sequence genomic window:
- the LOC113281782 gene encoding protein FAR1-RELATED SEQUENCE 5-like isoform X2: MEETSSGNPSLEIVVSQENDGNEAIIDENDSTKKNKEAEIDNVGNKELEEPKVGMLFGTADEVLEYYKNYAKQLGFPVKKRSSTKDDDGVLRYVTLACARSGTSRSNSASKGLRPPQSIKTNCKALLSACISLDGRWRVSSVRLVHNHELSPDKVCFFRCKRVLNSHGKRKLDLNDKVGVKKDKNSSSLVEVGGSENTSILLGKDGRNYSEKASQLQLEEGDATLILDYLMKMKSQDANFFYAIDLDKQGRLRNVFWADARSRSSYEEFGDVIKFDTTYLANRYVIPFTPFVGVNHHGQPILFGCALVSSEDTETFIWLFQTWLACMSGRAPSGIITILDRAMETAIENVFPNIQHRWCLLHIMKILPVKLKEYSDSESIMLALKCVVYDSVSQSEFEEQWNIMIENYKLHNDDFLTGLYNERCRWVPVFVKENFWGGISPIYRNESMRSFFDDHVKSKTSFKQFVKRYEDALRSNVEKEIHEDFKCFSSSVNCVTHYDMEKQAQAVYTISKFKEFQNELTGKMYCDLATFEVDGTSLEYRISEDIMIGEKKKSVTFKRWRKDVKRCHTKVKLKYSDWDTTPEAQRCDKMEKSFNEIKEMANDSEDKCVIVMSWMNKLKEELINHDYKSIRVTPKLPIPRILGNNVKSIPKEGQSMLSPNYLYGSNGTGNVALPIPIIYDNRFQGHHHQAWNGVYSMFSLPSSNLQGLGNQKPD, translated from the exons ATGGAAGAGACTTCGAGTGGCAATCCAAGTTTGGAGATTGTTGTTAGTCAAGAAAATGATGGAAATGAAGCTATAATTGATGAGAATGACTCAACGAAGAAGAATAAAGAGGCTGAAATAGACAATGTGGGGAATAAAGAACTGGAGGAACCGAAAGTTGGGATGCTTTTTGGTACTGCTGATGAAGTGCTCGAGTATTATAAAAACTATGCTAAGCAATTAGGATTCCCTGTGAAAAAGAGATCGTCTACAAAGGATGATGATGGGGTTTTGAGATATGTAACTCTTGCATGTGCTCGATCAGGAACATCAAGAAGTAATTCAGCAAGTAAGGGTTTGAGACCGCCTCAAAGTATTAAAACGAACTGCAAGGCTCTTCTTAGTGCATGTATTAGTCTTGATGGAAGGTGGAGAGTTAGTAGTGTCAGGCTTGTACACAACCATGAGTTGAGTCCAGATAAAGTTTGTTTTTTCCGATGTAAGCGGGTATTAAACTCCCATGGAAAAAGGAAGCTTGATTTAAATGATAAAGTTGGTGTCAAAAAAGATAAGAATAGTAGTTCACTGGTTGAAGTTGGAGGAAGTGAGAATACCTCAATATTATTGGGTAAAGATGGTAGAAATTATTCCGAGAAAGCGAGCCAGTTACAACTAGAGGAAGGGGATGCTACCTTAATTCTAGATTATTTGATGAAAATGAAATCTCAGGATGCAAATTTTTTTTATGCAATTGATTTGGATAAGCAGGGTAGGCTTCGGAATGTGTTTTGGGCAGATGCCAGGAGTAGATCATCATATGAGGAATTTGGTGATGTTATCAAGTTTGACACTACCTATTTGGCGAATAGATATGTCATCCCTTTTACTCCATTTGTGGGGGTCAATCATCACGGGCAACCTATTTTGTTTGGATGTGCATTGGTTTCAAGTGAAGATACCGAAACATTTATATGGCTGTTTCAAACTTGGCTTGCATGTATGTCTGGGCGTGCTCCAAGTGGGATAATAACTATTCTGGACAGAGCTATGGAAACAGCTATTGAAAATGTCTTTCCTAATATTCAACATCGTTGGTGCTTGTTGCATATAATGAAAATTCTGCCTGTAAAGCTGAAAGAATACAGTGATTCTGAATCCATTATGTTAGCCCTGAAATGTGTTGTGTATGATTCAGTGTCTCAGTCCGAGTTTGAAGAACAGTGGAATATAATGATTGAGAATTACAAGTTACATAATGATGATTTTTTAACTGGGTTATATAATGAGAGATGCCGTTGGGTGCCAGTTTTTGTGAAAGAGAACTTTTGGGGTGGAATTTCTCCTATTTATCGAAACGAGAGTATGCGTTCATTCTTCGATGATCACGTCAAATCTAAGACTTCCTTTAAACAGTTCGTGAAAAGGTATGAAGATGCATTGAGAAGTAATGTCGaaaaggaaattcatgaggaTTTTAAGTGTTTTTCTTCAAGTGTCAACTGTGTAACACACTATGACATGGAGAAACAAGCTCAAGCAGTTTATACAATTTCAAAATTTAAGGAGTTCCAGAATGAATTAACGGGTAAAATGTACTGCGACTTGGCAACTTTTGAAGTCGATGGTACGAGTTTAGAGTATCGAATATCTGAGGATATAATGATTGGCGAGAAGAAAAAAAGTGTAACTTTCAAG AGATGGAGGAAAGATGTGAAGAGATGTCACACAAAGGTAAAACTAAAATACAGTGATTGGGATACGACTCCTGAAGCTCAACGATGTGATAAGATGGAAAAGAGCTTTAATGAGATAAAGGAAATGGCAAATGATTCTGAAGATAAGTGTGTGATTGTGATGTCTTGGATGAATAAGCTAAAGGAAGAACTAATAAACCATGACTATAAAAGTATTCGGGTAACTCCAAAACTGCCCATTCCAAGGATCTTAGGCAATAATG
- the LOC113281784 gene encoding protein WVD2-like 4, whose protein sequence is MSTPVKSLKPSRSENSNPNQCALTSPLQKKSPSICNKSEKPKKFGSKSLLNVSPRNKIQERKFVVAKKNPKKTSASTSEVTCKCKNKKKMDDNLKKCPCIAYQTLRASQEDFFRNRSLSVQESVDVHESEESKRVAEIEEEQEKKLNEFLSGEDEIEEEVKTLETLESNEDSLNSPIIQQSEDLEGENEMGSSKTKRRRARVLEEARSSVPDLGSGKVQHLVKAFESLRFIPKRSTQKEGGEEGEGKEKEEEEDVKKGMKWALPGIHQPKILSEKKFSAESFCPAEKFSFKLGTFDIGSGVSSSYDSSQGSKNSTGGGRRSRRNSSDSSGASGVRRWKKKQQLKVTSQKPFKLRTEQRGKHKEEVFVKKVQEMFTEEEKQRIPIAQGLPWTTDEPEHLIKPPVKDITRPIDLKLHSDVRAVERADFDTQVAEKLSLLEQYRMEKDRQQKLEEEEEVKRLRKDLVPRAQPMPYFDRPFIPKRSVKHPTVPKEPKFHIPHHKRIKCMSWSDVSSIC, encoded by the exons ATGTCGACTCCTGTGAAATCCCTAAAACCATCACGATCTGAGAATTCAAATCCGAATCAGTGTGCTCTAACTAGTCCGTTGCAGAAGAAATCTCCATCGATCTGTAATAAGTCTGAGAAACCGAAGAAATTTGGTTCGAAGAGTTTATTGAATGTTTCTCCACGAAACAAGATCCAGGAAAGAAAATTTGTAGTTgcaaagaaaaaccctaaaaagacaTCAGCGTCAACCTCAGAAGTTACCTGTAAAtgtaaaaataagaagaagatggATGATAATCTGAAGAAATGTCCTTGTATTGCTTATCAAACACTTAGGGCTTCTCAAGAGGATTTTTTCAGGAATCGGAGTCTTTCGGTACAGGAATCGGTTGATGTACATGAATCCGAAGAATCAAAGAGAGTTGCTGAGATCGAAGAAGagcaggagaagaaattgaatgaGTTTCTTAGcggagaagatgaaattgaagaagaagttaaaaCCCTAGAAACCCTTGAAAGTAATGAGGATTCATTAAATTCACCAATTATTCAACAATCTGAAGATTTGGAAGGAGAGAATGAAATGGGAAGTTCAAAAACAAAGAGAAGAAGAGCAAGAGTACTTGAAGAAGCACGAAGCAGTGTACCGGATTTGGGGTCTGGAAAGGTACAGCACTTGGTTAAGGCTTTTGAGAGTCTACGGTTTATCCCCAAGAGATCAACGCAGAAGGAAggaggagaagaaggagaaggtaaagagaaggaagaagaagaggatgttaAGAAGGGAATGAAATGGGCATTACCTGGTATTCACCAACCAAAAATACTTTCAGAGAAGAAATTTTCTGCAGAATCTTTCTGCCCAGCTGAGAAGTTCTCCTTCAAATTGGGCACGTTTGATATTGGATCGGGTGTGTCTTCTTCTTATGATAGCagtcaaggaagcaaaaattcaACTGGAGGTGGCAGAAGGAGTCGGAGAAAT AGTTCTGACTCTTCTGGAGCATCTGGTGTAAGGAGAtggaagaaaaaacaacaacttaAAGTCACTAGTCAAAAGCCATTCAAGCTTAGAACTGAG CAACGAGGGAAACATAAAGAAGAGGTATTCGTAAAGAAAGTACAGGAAATGtttacggaagaggagaagcaacGTATACCCATTGCGCAAGGCCTTCCATGGACAACAGATGAACCAGAG CATTTGATAAAGCCACCAGTAAAAGACATCACGAGGCCCATTGACTTGAAACTTCACAGTGATGTTCGAGCAGTTGAGCGTGCTGATTTTGATACTCAG GTTGCGGAGAAGTTAAGCTTACTTGAACAGTATAGAATGGAAAAGGATAGGCAGCAAAAG ttggaagaagaggaagaagtcaAGAGGTTGAGGAAGGACCTAGTTCCAAGAGCTCAACCAATGCCATACTTTGACCGCCCTTTTATTCCTAAAAG ATCAGTGAAGCATCCAACAGTTCCAAAAGAACCAAAATTTCATATTCCTCATCACAAGAGGATCAAGTGCATGTCCTGGAGTGACGTGAGCAGCATATGCTGA
- the LOC113281782 gene encoding protein FAR1-RELATED SEQUENCE 6-like isoform X1, translating to MEETSSGNPSLEIVVSQENDGNEAIIDENDSTKKNKEAEIDNVGNKELEEPKVGMLFGTADEVLEYYKNYAKQLGFPVKKRSSTKDDDGVLRYVTLACARSGTSRSNSASKGLRPPQSIKTNCKALLSACISLDGRWRVSSVRLVHNHELSPDKVCFFRCKRVLNSHGKRKLDLNDKVGVKKDKNSSSLVEVGGSENTSILLGKDGRNYSEKASQLQLEEGDATLILDYLMKMKSQDANFFYAIDLDKQGRLRNVFWADARSRSSYEEFGDVIKFDTTYLANRYVIPFTPFVGVNHHGQPILFGCALVSSEDTETFIWLFQTWLACMSGRAPSGIITILDRAMETAIENVFPNIQHRWCLLHIMKILPVKLKEYSDSESIMLALKCVVYDSVSQSEFEEQWNIMIENYKLHNDDFLTGLYNERCRWVPVFVKENFWGGISPIYRNESMRSFFDDHVKSKTSFKQFVKRYEDALRSNVEKEIHEDFKCFSSSVNCVTHYDMEKQAQAVYTISKFKEFQNELTGKMYCDLATFEVDGTSLEYRISEDIMIGEKKKSVTFKVRFQEHDNEIVCSCSKFEFTGILCRHAIYVFIRHKVHLFPNKYIMQRWRKDVKRCHTKVKLKYSDWDTTPEAQRCDKMEKSFNEIKEMANDSEDKCVIVMSWMNKLKEELINHDYKSIRVTPKLPIPRILGNNVKSIPKEGQSMLSPNYLYGSNGTGNVALPIPIIYDNRFQGHHHQAWNGVYSMFSLPSSNLQGLGNQKPD from the coding sequence ATGGAAGAGACTTCGAGTGGCAATCCAAGTTTGGAGATTGTTGTTAGTCAAGAAAATGATGGAAATGAAGCTATAATTGATGAGAATGACTCAACGAAGAAGAATAAAGAGGCTGAAATAGACAATGTGGGGAATAAAGAACTGGAGGAACCGAAAGTTGGGATGCTTTTTGGTACTGCTGATGAAGTGCTCGAGTATTATAAAAACTATGCTAAGCAATTAGGATTCCCTGTGAAAAAGAGATCGTCTACAAAGGATGATGATGGGGTTTTGAGATATGTAACTCTTGCATGTGCTCGATCAGGAACATCAAGAAGTAATTCAGCAAGTAAGGGTTTGAGACCGCCTCAAAGTATTAAAACGAACTGCAAGGCTCTTCTTAGTGCATGTATTAGTCTTGATGGAAGGTGGAGAGTTAGTAGTGTCAGGCTTGTACACAACCATGAGTTGAGTCCAGATAAAGTTTGTTTTTTCCGATGTAAGCGGGTATTAAACTCCCATGGAAAAAGGAAGCTTGATTTAAATGATAAAGTTGGTGTCAAAAAAGATAAGAATAGTAGTTCACTGGTTGAAGTTGGAGGAAGTGAGAATACCTCAATATTATTGGGTAAAGATGGTAGAAATTATTCCGAGAAAGCGAGCCAGTTACAACTAGAGGAAGGGGATGCTACCTTAATTCTAGATTATTTGATGAAAATGAAATCTCAGGATGCAAATTTTTTTTATGCAATTGATTTGGATAAGCAGGGTAGGCTTCGGAATGTGTTTTGGGCAGATGCCAGGAGTAGATCATCATATGAGGAATTTGGTGATGTTATCAAGTTTGACACTACCTATTTGGCGAATAGATATGTCATCCCTTTTACTCCATTTGTGGGGGTCAATCATCACGGGCAACCTATTTTGTTTGGATGTGCATTGGTTTCAAGTGAAGATACCGAAACATTTATATGGCTGTTTCAAACTTGGCTTGCATGTATGTCTGGGCGTGCTCCAAGTGGGATAATAACTATTCTGGACAGAGCTATGGAAACAGCTATTGAAAATGTCTTTCCTAATATTCAACATCGTTGGTGCTTGTTGCATATAATGAAAATTCTGCCTGTAAAGCTGAAAGAATACAGTGATTCTGAATCCATTATGTTAGCCCTGAAATGTGTTGTGTATGATTCAGTGTCTCAGTCCGAGTTTGAAGAACAGTGGAATATAATGATTGAGAATTACAAGTTACATAATGATGATTTTTTAACTGGGTTATATAATGAGAGATGCCGTTGGGTGCCAGTTTTTGTGAAAGAGAACTTTTGGGGTGGAATTTCTCCTATTTATCGAAACGAGAGTATGCGTTCATTCTTCGATGATCACGTCAAATCTAAGACTTCCTTTAAACAGTTCGTGAAAAGGTATGAAGATGCATTGAGAAGTAATGTCGaaaaggaaattcatgaggaTTTTAAGTGTTTTTCTTCAAGTGTCAACTGTGTAACACACTATGACATGGAGAAACAAGCTCAAGCAGTTTATACAATTTCAAAATTTAAGGAGTTCCAGAATGAATTAACGGGTAAAATGTACTGCGACTTGGCAACTTTTGAAGTCGATGGTACGAGTTTAGAGTATCGAATATCTGAGGATATAATGATTGGCGAGAAGAAAAAAAGTGTAACTTTCAAGGTAAGATTCCAGGAACATGACAATGAAATTGTGTGCAGTTGTTCTAAGTTTGAGTTCACGGGAATATTATGCAGACATGCGATTTATGTCTTTATTCGTCACAAGGTCCACTTATTTCCCAATAAATACATCATGCAGAGATGGAGGAAAGATGTGAAGAGATGTCACACAAAGGTAAAACTAAAATACAGTGATTGGGATACGACTCCTGAAGCTCAACGATGTGATAAGATGGAAAAGAGCTTTAATGAGATAAAGGAAATGGCAAATGATTCTGAAGATAAGTGTGTGATTGTGATGTCTTGGATGAATAAGCTAAAGGAAGAACTAATAAACCATGACTATAAAAGTATTCGGGTAACTCCAAAACTGCCCATTCCAAGGATCTTAGGCAATAATG